The following proteins are encoded in a genomic region of Palaemon carinicauda isolate YSFRI2023 chromosome 19, ASM3689809v2, whole genome shotgun sequence:
- the LOC137659296 gene encoding trichohyalin-like, protein MIRARPKPETHRIRQQEEEGKEDPQSTSFAQTSWKRCPSPTRKPRIAHKIRARPKPETHRIRQQEEEGTGEEEEDPQNTSFAKTCWRRCTSPTRKPRIAHKIRARPKPETHRIRQQEEEGKEDPQSTSFALTSWKRCPFPTRKPRIAHMIRARPKPETHRIRQQEEEGKEDPQSTSFAQTSWKRCPSPTRKPRIAHMIRARPKPETHRIRQQEEEGKEEKEDLQSTSFAQTCWRRCTSPTRKPRIAHKIRARPKPETHRIRQQEEKGEEDPQSTSFAQTSWKRCPSPTRKPRIAHMIRARPKPETHRIRQQEEEGKEDPQSTSFAQTSWKRCPSPTRKLRIAHKIRARPKPETHRIRQQEEEGKEEKEDLQSTSFAQTCWRRCTSPTRKPRIAHKIRARPKPETHRIRQQEEEGKEDPQSTSFAQTSWKRCPSPTRKPRVAHMIRARPKPETHRIRQQEEEGTGDEKEDPLNTSLAQTCWRRCTSPTRKPWIAHKIRARPTPETHRIRQQEEEGTGDEKEDPLNTSLAQTCWRRCTSPTRKPRIAHKIRARPKPETHRIRQQEEEGTGDEKEDPLNTSLAQTCWRRCTSPTRKPRIAHKIRARPTPETHRIRQQEEEGTGDEKEDPLNTSLAQTCWRRCTSPTRKPRIAHKIRARPKPETHRIRQQEEEGKEEKEDLQSTSFAQTC, encoded by the coding sequence ATGATCAGAGCAAGACCCAAACCCGAGACTCATAGAATACgacagcaggaggaggaggggaaggaggacccGCAGAGTACTTCATTTGCACAGACGTCCTGGAAGAGATGCCCGTCCCCTACAAGAAAACCACGGATTGCACACAAGATCAGAGCAAGACCCAAACCCGAGACTCATAGAATACgacagcaggaggaggaggggacaggggaggaggaggaggacccgCAAAATACTTCATTTGCAAAGACGTGCTGGAGGAGATGCACGTCCCCCACAAGAAAACCACGGATTGCACACAAGATCAGAGCAAGACCCAAACCCGAGACTCATAGAATCCgacagcaggaggaggaggggaaggaggacccGCAGAGTACTTCATTTGCACTGACATCCTGGAAGAGATGCCCGTTCCCTACAAGAAAACCACGGATTGCACACATGATCAGAGCAAGACCCAAACCCGAGACTCATAGAATACgacagcaggaggaggaggggaaggaggacccGCAGAGTACTTCATTTGCACAGACGTCCTGGAAAAGATGCCCGTCCCCTACAAGAAAACCACGGATTGCACACATGATCAGAGCAAGACCCAAACCCGAGACTCATAGAATACgacagcaggaggaggaggggaaggaggagaaggaagacctgcAAAGTACTTCATTTGCACAGACGTGCTGGAGGAGATGCACGTCCCCTACAAGAAAACCACGGATTGCACACAAGATCAGAGCAAGACCCAAACCCGAGACTCATAGAATACGACagcaggaggagaagggggaggaggaccCGCAGAGTACTTCATTTGCACAGACGTCCTGGAAGAGATGCCCGTCCCCTACAAGAAAACCACGGATTGCACACATGATCAGAGCAAGACCCAAACCCGAGACTCATAGAATACgacagcaggaggaggaggggaaggaggacccGCAAAGTACTTCATTTGCACAGACGTCCTGGAAGAGATGCCCGTCCCCTACAAGAAAACTACGGATTGCACACAAGATCAGAGCAAGACCCAAACCCGAGACTCATAGAATACgacagcaggaggaggaggggaaggaggagaaggaagacctgcAAAGTACTTCATTTGCACAGACGTGCTGGAGGAGATGCACGTCCCCTACAAGAAAACCACGGATTGCACACAAGATCAGAGCAAGACCCAAACCCGAGACTCATAGAATACgacagcaggaggaggaggggaaggaggacccGCAGAGTACTTCATTTGCACAGACGTCCTGGAAGAGATGCCCGTCCCCTACAAGAAAACCACGGGTTGCACACATGATCAGAGCAAGACCCAAACCCGAGACTCATAGAATACgacagcaggaggaggaggggaCGGGGGATGAGAAGGAGGACCCGCTAAATACTTCACTTGCACAGACGTGCTGGAGGAGATGCACGTCACCTACAAGAAAACCATGGATTGCACACAAGATCAGAGCAAGACCCACACCCGAGACTCATAGAATACgacagcaggaggaggaggggaCGGGGGATGAGAAGGAGGACCCGCTAAATACTTCACTTGCACAGACGTGCTGGAGGAGATGCACGTCACCTACAAGAAAACCACGGATTGCACACAAGATCAGAGCAAGACCCAAACCCGAGACTCATAGAATACgacagcaggaggaggaggggaCGGGGGATGAGAAGGAGGACCCGCTAAATACTTCACTTGCACAGACGTGCTGGAGGAGATGCACGTCCCCTACAAGAAAACCACGGATTGCACACAAGATCAGAGCAAGACCCACACCCGAGACTCATAGAATACgacagcaggaggaggaggggaCGGGGGATGAGAAGGAGGACCCGCTAAATACTTCACTTGCACAGACGTGCTGGAGGAGATGCACGTCACCTACAAGAAAACCACGGATTGCACACAAGATCAGAGCAAGACCCAAACCCGAGACTCATAGAATACgacagcaggaggaggaggggaaggaggagaaggaagacctgcAAAGTACTTCATTTGCACAGACGTGCTGA